A region from the Actinoplanes sp. OR16 genome encodes:
- a CDS encoding MarR family winged helix-turn-helix transcriptional regulator: MSDDPLALEQQVCFALSVAARSVVAIYRPLLEPMGLTHPQYLVMLALWQYAPLSVRRLSELLQLDPGTLSPLLKRLEAIGYLRRERDTADERSLAITLTERGRELRADAERIPPAVVERLGMPIEELKTVHEALTRVIAAASR, encoded by the coding sequence GTGAGTGATGACCCCCTCGCCCTGGAGCAGCAGGTCTGCTTCGCGCTGTCGGTGGCGGCTCGCAGCGTCGTGGCGATCTACCGCCCCCTGCTGGAGCCGATGGGCCTGACCCACCCGCAGTACCTCGTGATGCTCGCGCTCTGGCAGTACGCCCCACTCTCCGTACGCCGGCTCAGCGAGCTGCTCCAGCTCGACCCCGGAACACTGTCGCCGTTGCTGAAGCGCCTCGAAGCGATCGGGTACCTGCGTCGCGAACGGGACACCGCCGACGAGCGCAGCCTCGCGATCACCCTGACCGAGCGCGGCCGCGAACTGCGGGCCGACGCCGAGCGGATCCCGCCGGCCGTCGTGGAACGGCTCGGCATGCCGATCGAAGAATTGAAGACAGTTCACGAAGCGCTGACTCGGGTAATCGCGGCCGCTAGCCGCTGA
- the mptB gene encoding polyprenol phosphomannose-dependent alpha 1,6 mannosyltransferase MptB encodes MPRPFLVRYAGLAGSLFLAVAAWSGGASSPWEPNVTPGTIFAGENGVLLPVSWLLGTLLLIGAWWAGRRHVPSLRWAYVTAALWAVPLLPFLPLASYDAYSYACQGWQQSAGLDPYSGGLDLLGCPWADAVSPTWRQTPAPYGPVFLVLAALAAKIGGGLTGTVAVLRLIAVLGVVVIGICLPVLARRAGVPPQRAVWLVLACPLVPIHLISGAHNDAVMVALLVAGLTVATGATTWPRMITAGVLLGLAVGVKATAVVVLPFAVLLLPGRWWRSALVLGSAAAAALGAVSLGAGLGLGWVTSLSGSGVSVQWTSMPTAVGLTLELFGVPTAVPVARVAGMIILAVVLVLLWVRVVSRPDSHDPVHYAGLALAATVILAPVFHPWYAVWPLAVLAATVRRETLWLVTPCAVAAALCLPDGYNLALVTKAQGAVVMTVLAGCLVWKVLNEANRHPLRPRVDHGGGDRSHRAP; translated from the coding sequence ATGCCGCGTCCATTCCTCGTCCGATATGCGGGACTGGCAGGCAGTCTGTTCCTGGCGGTGGCCGCCTGGTCCGGCGGCGCCAGCAGCCCGTGGGAACCCAACGTGACGCCGGGCACCATTTTCGCCGGTGAGAACGGTGTGCTGCTCCCGGTCTCGTGGCTGCTCGGGACGCTGTTGCTGATCGGCGCCTGGTGGGCGGGGCGGCGGCACGTACCGTCATTGCGGTGGGCTTATGTGACGGCCGCGCTGTGGGCTGTTCCGCTGCTCCCGTTCCTGCCCCTGGCCAGTTACGACGCGTACTCGTACGCATGTCAAGGTTGGCAGCAGAGTGCGGGGCTCGACCCGTACAGCGGCGGGCTTGATCTTCTGGGTTGTCCCTGGGCCGACGCCGTCTCGCCGACCTGGCGGCAGACGCCGGCGCCGTACGGTCCGGTGTTCCTGGTGCTGGCGGCGCTGGCCGCGAAGATCGGTGGCGGGCTGACCGGGACCGTCGCGGTGCTGCGGCTGATCGCGGTGCTCGGTGTCGTGGTGATCGGAATCTGCCTGCCGGTTCTGGCCCGCCGTGCCGGGGTGCCGCCGCAGCGAGCCGTGTGGCTGGTGCTGGCGTGTCCGCTCGTGCCCATTCACCTGATCTCCGGAGCACACAACGACGCGGTCATGGTCGCGCTGCTGGTCGCCGGTCTGACGGTGGCGACCGGCGCGACCACCTGGCCGAGAATGATCACTGCGGGAGTGCTGCTCGGGCTTGCCGTCGGGGTGAAGGCGACGGCCGTGGTGGTGCTGCCGTTCGCGGTGCTGCTCCTGCCGGGGCGCTGGTGGCGGTCGGCCCTGGTGCTCGGCTCCGCAGCCGCGGCGGCTCTCGGCGCGGTCTCGCTCGGTGCCGGGCTTGGCCTCGGATGGGTGACGAGCCTGTCCGGAAGTGGTGTGTCGGTGCAGTGGACCTCGATGCCGACGGCGGTCGGGCTGACGCTGGAACTGTTCGGCGTGCCGACCGCCGTGCCCGTCGCCCGGGTGGCCGGCATGATCATCCTGGCCGTCGTTCTGGTGCTGCTCTGGGTGCGCGTGGTGTCCCGCCCTGATTCGCACGATCCGGTGCACTACGCGGGGCTGGCGCTGGCGGCGACCGTGATCCTCGCCCCGGTGTTCCATCCCTGGTACGCCGTCTGGCCGCTCGCGGTGCTCGCCGCAACCGTCCGCAGGGAGACGTTGTGGCTGGTCACGCCGTGTGCGGTGGCCGCTGCGCTGTGCCTGCCGGACGGCTACAACCTGGCCCTCGTCACCAAGGCGCAGGGTGCCGTCGTCATGACCGTGCTCGCCGGTTGTCTAGTGTGGAAAGTCCTGAATGAAGCGAATCGTCACCCTCTGCGTCCTCGCGTCGATCACGGTGGGGGCGATCGTTCTCACCGGGCTCCGTAA
- a CDS encoding glycosyltransferase 87 family protein: MKRIVTLCVLASITVGAIVLTGLRNEFFDSKVYHGAIQYWFRDGGMVYDFLRPGTPYGFTYPPFAGLVMSPMAYLPILIVAIIATLATTAATAVVVWMLARPILARLGWDDRIGWAIAICLGLLFEPVRETITFGQVNMLLLALVTADMLFGVARGRKWAGVGIGIAVAIKLTPGVFILYLLVTRRWRALLTSIGSAAGATLLAGALFPDESREFWTSALWDTNRVGLLYYLSNQSERGLLARLPIDVIESKVWLVCVIATLAVWAWRVGRSPGDVVGGLALTGVLGCLISPVTWIHHCVWLIPALIRCVELGRPYLGISGYVLMTSHLTWWWEKRPRPPLELIGGNIYVWFSLALLIWTPLGTRRSSGVHESDKIIA; this comes from the coding sequence ATGAAGCGAATCGTCACCCTCTGCGTCCTCGCGTCGATCACGGTGGGGGCGATCGTTCTCACCGGGCTCCGTAACGAGTTCTTCGACTCGAAGGTCTACCACGGCGCGATCCAGTACTGGTTCCGCGACGGCGGCATGGTCTACGACTTCCTGCGGCCGGGCACGCCGTACGGATTCACCTATCCGCCCTTCGCCGGCCTGGTCATGTCGCCGATGGCGTACCTGCCGATCCTGATCGTGGCGATCATCGCGACGCTGGCCACGACCGCGGCGACGGCCGTCGTGGTCTGGATGCTGGCGCGGCCGATTCTGGCCAGGCTGGGCTGGGACGACCGCATCGGCTGGGCCATCGCGATCTGCCTCGGACTGCTCTTCGAGCCGGTTCGCGAGACGATCACTTTCGGCCAGGTGAACATGCTGCTGCTCGCGCTGGTCACCGCCGACATGCTCTTCGGTGTGGCTCGCGGGCGGAAATGGGCCGGCGTCGGCATCGGCATCGCGGTCGCGATCAAGCTGACGCCCGGCGTGTTCATCCTCTACCTGCTGGTCACCCGGCGATGGCGGGCGCTGCTGACGTCGATCGGGTCGGCCGCCGGAGCGACGCTGCTGGCCGGGGCGCTGTTCCCGGACGAGTCGCGGGAGTTCTGGACGTCCGCGCTCTGGGACACGAACCGGGTGGGGCTGCTCTACTACCTGTCCAACCAGTCCGAGCGCGGTCTGCTGGCGAGGCTCCCCATCGACGTGATCGAGTCGAAGGTCTGGCTGGTGTGCGTGATCGCGACGCTGGCGGTCTGGGCGTGGCGCGTCGGGCGTTCACCCGGTGACGTGGTCGGCGGACTGGCGCTGACCGGTGTGCTCGGCTGCCTCATCAGCCCCGTCACCTGGATCCACCACTGTGTCTGGTTGATCCCGGCGTTGATCCGATGCGTGGAGCTCGGTCGGCCGTACCTGGGAATCTCGGGTTATGTCTTGATGACGTCGCATCTGACGTGGTGGTGGGAGAAGAGGCCGCGGCCGCCGCTGGAGCTGATCGGCGGCAACATTTATGTCTGGTTCAGCCTGGCTCTGCTCATCTGGACACCCCTCGGCACCCGCCGTTCGTCTGGCGTCCATGAATCGGACAAGATCATCGCGTAG
- a CDS encoding esterase-like activity of phytase family protein, translating into MSIRRTTSAVVSAVAVTAAAVASVPAAASAHGYVNTFHRLSTFPAYLNSSIDDTAAAEISTVTEDGRTVVYTDSPGKRLGFIDITDASKPRPAGTLAVGGEPTSVAHLGRLLLAGVNTRTSFTSPSGKLVVIDSRTRKVVREIDLGGQPDSVAVAPSGRYIAVAIENERDEDVNDGAIPQAPAGWLSVIDTRTWKVSKVSLSGLSSVAPTDPEPEYVSINSRDEAVVSLQENNHLAVVSLRSGRVISDFSAGSVTLSGVDTLDDDQIVLDGSITAKREPDGVAWITDDLFATANEGDYEGGSRGWSIFNKKTGKVVWDAGNTLEHIAVEHGQYPDKRSDAKGIEVENVAFARMRGVPYIFVNSERGNFTAAYDVTNPAKPRFKQLMPTTNAPEGVVAVPSRNLVVVSSEEEDPSIGIRGSVQIFGLGGSSSSSHSSSSSSSSSLSFPSFSSSSSDTQISSRDDIPWGALSALSPVPGSRDKLVSVTDSVYTPTRILTLSTDGVISRELVVTKDGVPAGYDAEGLVARKQGGYWLAVEGSSSSANLLVRLNSAGAVQEEIPLSADVAAAITSNGLEGVAETGKYVWVAVQRAIKGDPANTARIGRYDTTTRTWSWLLYPLDTAPTGWVGLSELVAVDADTFAVIERDNQRGTLAAVKKIYTFDVPSSWTGTPGVAKKLRKDLLPALKAGNGWVQDKVEGLAVAGNGRTYAVTDNDGLDDATGETVFLDLGRLL; encoded by the coding sequence ATGTCCATTCGCCGTACCACCTCGGCGGTTGTCTCCGCTGTGGCAGTGACCGCGGCGGCGGTCGCCAGCGTGCCCGCCGCTGCCTCCGCCCACGGTTACGTCAACACCTTCCACCGCCTCTCGACGTTTCCCGCATATCTGAACTCGTCGATCGACGATACGGCGGCGGCGGAGATCTCCACCGTCACCGAGGACGGCCGCACTGTCGTCTATACCGACAGCCCCGGCAAGCGCCTCGGCTTCATCGACATCACCGATGCCTCCAAGCCTCGGCCGGCCGGCACTCTCGCCGTCGGCGGTGAGCCCACGTCCGTCGCTCACCTGGGCCGTCTGCTGCTGGCCGGTGTGAACACCCGGACCAGCTTCACTTCGCCGTCCGGCAAGCTCGTCGTGATCGACTCGCGCACGCGCAAGGTGGTCCGCGAGATCGACCTCGGCGGGCAGCCTGACTCGGTCGCTGTCGCGCCGAGCGGCCGGTACATCGCCGTCGCCATCGAGAACGAGCGCGACGAGGACGTCAACGACGGGGCCATCCCGCAGGCGCCGGCCGGGTGGCTCTCGGTGATCGACACGCGGACCTGGAAGGTTTCCAAGGTCTCGCTGTCGGGGCTGTCCTCCGTGGCTCCGACGGATCCCGAGCCGGAGTACGTCTCGATCAACTCCCGGGACGAGGCCGTCGTCTCGTTGCAGGAGAACAACCACCTGGCGGTTGTCTCACTGAGGTCTGGCCGCGTCATTTCCGACTTTTCGGCCGGCAGCGTGACCCTTTCCGGCGTCGATACTCTGGATGACGACCAGATTGTTCTGGACGGCTCGATCACCGCTAAGCGGGAGCCGGACGGCGTCGCGTGGATCACCGACGACCTGTTCGCGACCGCCAACGAGGGTGACTACGAGGGCGGATCGCGCGGCTGGTCGATCTTCAACAAGAAGACCGGCAAGGTCGTCTGGGACGCCGGCAACACCCTCGAGCACATCGCGGTCGAGCACGGGCAGTACCCGGACAAGCGCTCGGACGCCAAGGGCATCGAGGTGGAGAACGTCGCCTTCGCACGGATGCGCGGCGTGCCGTACATCTTCGTGAACTCGGAGCGGGGCAACTTCACCGCGGCGTACGACGTCACGAACCCTGCCAAACCGCGCTTCAAGCAGCTCATGCCGACGACGAACGCTCCCGAGGGCGTCGTCGCGGTCCCGTCCCGGAACCTCGTCGTCGTGTCCAGCGAGGAGGAGGACCCGTCGATCGGGATTCGCGGCAGCGTGCAGATCTTCGGTCTCGGTGGATCATCGTCCTCTTCACACTCGTCGTCCTCGTCATCCTCGTCGTCCCTCTCGTTCCCTTCGTTTTCTTCGTCCTCTTCGGACACGCAGATCTCTTCTCGCGACGACATCCCGTGGGGTGCGCTCTCCGCGCTGTCGCCGGTGCCGGGCAGCCGGGACAAGCTGGTGTCGGTGACCGATTCCGTCTACACGCCGACGCGGATCCTGACCCTGTCGACCGACGGCGTCATCTCCCGCGAACTGGTCGTCACCAAGGACGGGGTCCCGGCCGGCTACGACGCCGAGGGTCTCGTGGCTCGTAAGCAGGGCGGGTACTGGCTGGCAGTCGAGGGGTCCTCCTCCTCGGCCAACCTGCTCGTGCGCCTCAACTCGGCCGGCGCCGTCCAGGAGGAGATCCCGCTCTCCGCCGACGTCGCCGCCGCGATCACCAGCAACGGTCTCGAAGGTGTCGCCGAGACTGGGAAGTACGTCTGGGTCGCCGTCCAGCGCGCGATCAAGGGCGATCCGGCGAACACCGCACGGATCGGCCGCTACGACACGACCACCAGGACCTGGTCGTGGCTGCTCTATCCGCTCGACACGGCACCGACCGGCTGGGTCGGCCTCTCCGAGCTGGTGGCGGTCGACGCCGACACGTTCGCGGTGATCGAGAGGGACAACCAGCGGGGCACGCTCGCGGCGGTCAAGAAGATCTACACGTTCGATGTGCCGTCGTCGTGGACCGGCACCCCCGGCGTTGCCAAGAAGCTGCGCAAGGATCTGCTGCCGGCGCTGAAGGCCGGTAACGGCTGGGTGCAGGACAAGGTCGAGGGGCTGGCCGTCGCGGGGAACGGTCGAACGTACGCCGTGACCGATAACGACGGTCTCGACGATGCGACGGGCGAGACCGTGTTCCTGGATCTCGGACGTTTGCTCTGA
- a CDS encoding ElyC/SanA/YdcF family protein, translated as MEILAGTPGLAFSQVVHVLVPGHGRNADATGLTPGGEARCRVAAGLGLPGRIVCAGYKSPVDRKGAAWTTADAPGEVFQGVPEADLMRSWLVSAGVAPTSISVERHSIDTVTNLLRAEHGSHFGDDRPVAIVTQRGHLQRILSIVAPRTLRRPYLGVVVPGDIVESPLAAPVSRLISARLPSNPQAAITTAERRSTLLWRTAERLGKRTYH; from the coding sequence GTGGAGATCCTTGCCGGTACGCCGGGATTGGCGTTTTCGCAGGTGGTGCACGTTCTGGTGCCCGGTCATGGCCGGAACGCCGACGCCACCGGCCTCACCCCGGGCGGCGAGGCGCGCTGCCGTGTCGCCGCCGGGCTCGGGCTTCCGGGCCGGATCGTCTGCGCCGGGTACAAATCGCCTGTCGACCGCAAAGGCGCTGCCTGGACCACGGCTGACGCTCCCGGCGAGGTGTTCCAGGGCGTACCGGAAGCCGACCTGATGCGGTCCTGGCTCGTGTCGGCGGGCGTCGCCCCCACCTCGATCTCGGTGGAACGGCACTCGATCGACACCGTCACGAACCTGCTCCGAGCCGAGCACGGATCCCACTTCGGCGACGATCGTCCGGTGGCGATCGTCACCCAGCGCGGCCACCTCCAGCGCATCCTGTCGATCGTGGCCCCGCGAACCCTGCGCCGCCCCTACCTCGGCGTCGTCGTACCGGGCGACATCGTCGAGAGCCCCCTCGCCGCCCCGGTCAGCCGCTTGATCAGCGCCCGTCTCCCCAGCAACCCCCAAGCCGCCATCACCACAGCCGAGCGCCGATCAACCCTCCTTTGGCGTACGGCGGAACGCCTCGGCAAACGGACCTACCACTAG
- the glnA gene encoding type I glutamate--ammonia ligase, translated as MFANPEELLRYLKDEDVKFVDVRFCDLPGVMQHFNIPVESFDDSVATDGLAFDGSSIRGFQAIHESDMMLLPDVATAFIDPFRIQKTLALNFFIHDPFTREAYSRDPRNVAKKAEAYLASSGIADTAYFGAEAEFYIFDSIRHETSAHQAFYYIDSIEGAWNTGRVEEGGNRGYKTAYKGGYFPVSPVDHYSDLRDAMVRRLVDTGFTVERSHHEVGTAGQGEINYKFSTLLHAGDQMQLFKYIIKNTAWEHGKTATFMPKPLFGDNGSGMHTHQSLWLAGEPLFYDETGYAGLSDTARWYIGGLLHHAPSLLAFTNPTVNSYRRLVPGYEAPVNLVYSQRNRSACTRIPVTGSNAKAKRVEFRVPDPSSNPYLAFSAQMMAGLDGIKNKIEPPAPIDKDLYDLPPEEWGSVKQVPGSLDAVLNSLEADHEFLTAGGVFTDDLISTWIDYKRTNEIDPVRLRPTPHEFEMYYNV; from the coding sequence GTGTTCGCCAATCCCGAGGAACTCCTGCGATACCTCAAAGACGAGGACGTCAAGTTCGTCGACGTACGTTTCTGTGACCTCCCGGGTGTGATGCAGCACTTCAACATCCCGGTCGAGTCGTTCGACGACAGCGTTGCAACCGACGGCCTCGCCTTCGACGGGTCCTCGATCCGCGGCTTCCAGGCCATCCACGAGTCCGACATGATGCTGCTGCCGGACGTGGCGACCGCCTTCATCGACCCGTTCCGTATCCAGAAGACGCTGGCACTCAACTTCTTCATCCACGACCCGTTCACCCGCGAGGCCTACTCGCGTGACCCGCGGAACGTGGCCAAGAAGGCCGAGGCCTACCTGGCGTCGAGCGGCATCGCCGACACGGCCTACTTCGGCGCCGAGGCCGAGTTCTACATCTTCGACTCGATCCGCCACGAGACCTCTGCCCACCAGGCGTTCTACTACATCGACTCGATCGAGGGCGCGTGGAACACCGGTCGTGTGGAGGAGGGTGGCAACCGCGGTTACAAGACCGCGTACAAGGGCGGCTACTTCCCGGTCTCCCCGGTCGACCACTACTCCGACCTGCGTGACGCCATGGTGCGCCGCCTGGTCGACACCGGCTTCACCGTCGAGCGCTCGCACCACGAGGTCGGCACCGCGGGCCAGGGCGAGATCAACTACAAGTTCTCGACGCTGCTGCACGCCGGCGACCAGATGCAGCTGTTCAAGTACATCATCAAGAACACCGCCTGGGAGCACGGCAAGACGGCGACGTTCATGCCGAAGCCGCTCTTCGGTGACAACGGCTCCGGCATGCACACCCACCAGAGCCTCTGGCTGGCCGGTGAGCCGCTGTTCTACGACGAGACCGGTTACGCGGGTCTGTCGGACACCGCCCGCTGGTACATCGGCGGTCTGCTGCACCACGCGCCGTCGCTGCTCGCGTTCACCAACCCGACCGTCAACTCGTACCGGCGCCTGGTGCCGGGCTACGAGGCCCCGGTCAACCTGGTCTACTCGCAGCGCAACCGTTCCGCCTGCACCCGCATCCCGGTGACGGGCAGCAACGCGAAGGCCAAGCGCGTCGAGTTCCGCGTGCCGGACCCGTCGTCGAACCCGTACCTGGCGTTCTCGGCCCAGATGATGGCCGGCCTCGACGGCATCAAGAACAAGATCGAGCCGCCGGCGCCGATCGACAAGGACCTGTACGACCTGCCGCCGGAGGAGTGGGGCAGCGTCAAGCAGGTTCCGGGCTCGCTGGACGCGGTGCTCAACTCGCTCGAGGCCGACCACGAGTTCCTCACGGCCGGCGGTGTCTTCACCGACGACCTGATCTCGACGTGGATCGACTACAAGCGGACCAACGAGATCGACCCGGTTCGCCTGCGGCCGACCCCGCACGAGTTCGAGATGTACTACAACGTGTGA
- a CDS encoding RDD family protein — protein MAASVNESPVTPTGLEPAGLGPRLAAIVIDWVLCLLIASFYASPSEKTWPPVLILIVANTFFLGLFGQTPGMRLARIHVVPYSDDSSYSDGRVIGLGRGLIRAVLLGLFIPAIIMNSQGRGLHDRAAGSIVAKISRR, from the coding sequence GTGGCTGCTTCCGTCAACGAATCCCCGGTGACCCCGACCGGGCTCGAGCCCGCCGGCCTCGGTCCGCGACTGGCGGCCATCGTCATCGACTGGGTGCTCTGTCTCCTGATCGCGAGCTTTTATGCCAGCCCGTCCGAGAAGACATGGCCTCCCGTTCTCATCCTGATCGTGGCCAACACCTTCTTCCTTGGTCTCTTCGGCCAGACGCCTGGCATGCGCTTGGCTCGCATCCACGTCGTCCCCTACAGCGACGACTCTTCCTATAGCGACGGGAGAGTGATCGGCCTCGGCCGCGGTCTGATCCGCGCCGTGCTGCTCGGCCTCTTCATCCCCGCGATCATCATGAACAGCCAGGGGCGTGGCCTGCACGACCGCGCCGCGGGCTCCATCGTGGCAAAGATTTCGCGGCGCTGA
- a CDS encoding WXG100 family type VII secretion target, whose amino-acid sequence MAGFGQVHATQEQLTAMANRCGETGQSISQGMNRVMGEIQALSGGAFAGTANNALQDVSVQLNDGLSKIMSALDELAGKMTAASSTYGVNDEEAAQAIRSAGSGADGSVVSILRG is encoded by the coding sequence ATGGCAGGTTTCGGGCAAGTCCACGCGACTCAGGAACAGCTCACTGCGATGGCGAACCGCTGCGGTGAGACCGGTCAGAGCATCTCGCAGGGCATGAACCGTGTGATGGGCGAGATCCAGGCCCTCAGCGGCGGGGCCTTCGCGGGTACGGCGAACAACGCGCTCCAGGACGTCTCGGTCCAGCTCAACGACGGCCTGTCGAAGATCATGAGCGCTCTCGACGAACTGGCGGGCAAGATGACCGCCGCTTCCAGCACCTACGGCGTGAACGACGAGGAAGCCGCGCAGGCGATTCGCTCGGCGGGTTCCGGCGCCGACGGTTCCGTAGTCAGCATCCTGCGCGGCTGA
- a CDS encoding WXG100 family type VII secretion target: MNITYNFGQITEASASINTFQNQMDQQLNDLYAAFTQLFAADWTGAAGTACDEARQKWNQGATEIKAALAGVGVKLGASSERMQQVDQQIAAGM, translated from the coding sequence ATGAACATCACCTACAACTTCGGCCAGATCACCGAGGCTTCGGCATCGATCAACACGTTCCAGAACCAGATGGACCAGCAGCTCAACGACCTGTACGCGGCCTTCACGCAGCTGTTCGCCGCGGACTGGACCGGCGCGGCCGGAACCGCCTGCGACGAGGCGCGGCAGAAGTGGAACCAGGGCGCCACCGAGATCAAGGCGGCGCTGGCGGGCGTGGGTGTCAAGCTCGGTGCCTCGTCGGAGCGGATGCAGCAGGTCGACCAGCAGATCGCCGCCGGCATGTGA
- a CDS encoding S8 family serine peptidase, with product MNAGSLKTVADGSGARVAVLSTGVDSGQPRLRQRVLNGIDAVDGGFANDDCTGTGTQVAGVIAGRPEDGDAGLAGLAPNSRILPIRVQLDDPVGSETDPDTLATGIDQAVAGGADVVVVVTPVYQDDQDLQAAVAGAIDQGVVVVAAAGDLGGADEGNPTPYPAAYRDVIGVGAIDQNGRIWPDSQRGDFVDLVAPGVAVPTLQTGRGLVEITGTGVAAGFVGAAAALVHDRRPDLGVRAVVRLLTGTAGPAPAGPAFGAGVIDPMAAITGQLVPAESRPLPGVEAVPPEDTAAEGRRRAYALVGALVAGILAVAVMVLAAAMRRSRRQRWRPGTAPALPVGSEPLEPGPPVMLLDDALR from the coding sequence TTGAACGCCGGCTCGCTGAAGACGGTCGCTGACGGGAGCGGTGCCCGGGTCGCGGTTCTGTCGACCGGTGTGGACAGTGGGCAGCCCCGGCTACGGCAACGGGTGCTCAACGGCATCGACGCGGTCGACGGTGGTTTTGCGAACGACGATTGCACCGGCACGGGTACGCAGGTCGCGGGCGTGATCGCGGGGCGGCCCGAGGACGGCGACGCCGGCCTGGCGGGACTGGCACCGAATTCGCGCATTCTGCCGATCCGGGTGCAACTCGACGACCCGGTCGGGTCCGAGACCGATCCGGACACCCTTGCTACCGGCATCGATCAGGCGGTGGCCGGCGGCGCCGATGTCGTCGTTGTGGTCACCCCGGTCTACCAGGACGATCAGGATCTTCAGGCGGCCGTCGCGGGCGCGATCGATCAGGGTGTCGTCGTCGTTGCGGCCGCCGGCGATCTGGGCGGTGCCGATGAAGGGAACCCCACGCCGTACCCCGCGGCTTATCGAGATGTGATCGGGGTCGGCGCCATCGATCAGAACGGCCGGATCTGGCCGGATTCGCAACGCGGGGACTTCGTCGATCTGGTCGCGCCCGGGGTTGCCGTGCCGACGCTGCAGACCGGGCGTGGGCTGGTCGAGATCACCGGCACGGGGGTGGCGGCCGGATTCGTGGGCGCTGCCGCCGCGTTGGTCCACGATCGGCGGCCGGATCTCGGGGTGCGTGCGGTGGTGCGGTTGCTGACCGGTACGGCGGGGCCAGCGCCCGCGGGTCCGGCGTTCGGGGCCGGGGTGATCGATCCGATGGCGGCGATCACCGGTCAGCTTGTTCCGGCGGAGAGCCGTCCACTCCCGGGGGTGGAGGCCGTGCCGCCCGAGGACACCGCTGCGGAAGGGCGGCGTCGGGCGTATGCACTGGTCGGAGCTCTGGTCGCGGGGATTCTTGCGGTGGCGGTGATGGTTCTTGCCGCCGCGATGCGCCGAAGTCGGCGACAGCGCTGGCGGCCCGGGACGGCACCCGCGCTTCCGGTGGGTTCGGAGCCGCTCGAACCGGGCCCACCGGTCATGCTCCTCGACGACGCGCTGCGCTGA